CTGGTGCAGTAATTACAAAAGCTATAATAAAAGCAAATTGCATATAAATTTTTATTGGATCAGTTAAGGAAAATGCATTCATCGTCAGCTCTTTTGCTTCATCAGCCTGTTGTAAATAGACAATGATTGGCTCAGCCAAAAAAAAGCTTCCAATTGTAGCAACAACAAAGAAAACGGCTGCGATAATTAGACGCTTCCTTAGCTCTCCTATATGATCGTATACAGACATTTCTTTACTATCATTCATACTTTCTCATCCTAATGTTACTTCTTTTTATTATTTTCATTTGCAATGTCTTGTGCCGCTCTCTTAAATTCTCTAAGTGTTTCTCCAGCAGCTTTTCCTAATTGAGGAAGCTTATTTGGACCAAAGATAACGAGTGCGATCACTAAAATTAATATAAGACTTCCTATTCCTATGTTAATTGGTCTCACCTCCATCATAAATTACAAATAATTTTCCTGATCTATCATTATAAAGCATATATTGTTATTATAACTCGATGATCATCTAAACGACCACAATGCCAGTAGAGCTACTATTCAGTTGGGTAGTTTTTAAGGAAATATACTAAAGATTGTAACTCAACTGCTAAATCAATGTGATGAATTCTAATATGGTCAGGTACATTAATTCGAGCTGGTGTAAAATTCAAAATACCCTTAATACCTGTTTCTACTAAACGATCGGTCATCCCTTGAGCAACTGGTGCAGGTACAGTTAAGATGGCAACACTT
The sequence above is drawn from the Cytobacillus sp. IB215665 genome and encodes:
- a CDS encoding twin-arginine translocase TatA/TatE family subunit, with the protein product MMEVRPINIGIGSLILILVIALVIFGPNKLPQLGKAAGETLREFKRAAQDIANENNKKK